The stretch of DNA TTTGAGGAGATTCATCCTAGACTAAAAAATTCCGAAAGATTATAGAAACCGATATTCTCCTTTGAGATCAGGATCGTTTCATTATACTCTGTAAAAGAGAGGCGGGTTTGAGGATCGGGTGCGGCAGAGGTATAGATCAGCGATTATATTTATCATTCCTATACACATCCCCTTATTATTCTGAGGAGAATCTGATGAACTGCTCCCAAAAATTTTTCACGATCCTGTTCGTTGCGGCCGCATCCATAGTACTGCTCTGCGGGGCAGCCAATGCCGTCTGTCCCTGCATGATTCCGGATGAGGCACCAGCCTCAGGATCCATACCCTGTGACGCGGAACAGATACCCCGTGGCTATGACACGGAACAACAGCCAAAGTATTCCTTCCAATCGCCTTCCGTCTCTCCGACGGCTGATCCGGATTATGTCGACATTACCCCTCCCACTATAACAGTCCGGAAACAGCAGGAGACCTGGGCCCCCGGCGACCGGGTGGAGTACAGAGTGACGGCATCTGACGAGAGCGGCATTGCATATATTGAATTATGGGCAAACGGCGGCCGGGTGCGGATATGTATTGCACAGGGCACATGCGATTACGTCACCCCCCCATTGCCGAACGAGATAGAGTTCGGTGTGATTGCGGCTGACAGATACGGGAATATCGGCCGGGAGGGAAACGTCCCCCCCGATGCGAGAGGTTTTTTCGAGTCCTCAGATGAACAGACCGGGGGGGACGTGTGCACGACCTGCACAGCGGCGTCCACTCCGCAAAAAACGGACGACTGGCGTGAAAGTCTTTTCCTGCCCTGCCGCATCCTTTCCACGTATAAAATCGCCCTCGGGGCCACCATTCACTGGGAGGCATTTCCTGATGCCGCACCGGAGAGCGAGTGCACCACCTGCAACAGTATCCAATACATAAAGGGGGCCTGATTCCCTACATTCCCTGCAGCCAGCCAATCACTTCCCCGATATCAGGCACCGAATGCACGGGGTAGATCTTAACCCGGGCAACCTTTCCGTCTTCGCCGATGAGGATGTTGGCCCTTTCTGAAAAGCCGTTCGCTTCCCGGAAGATGCCGTACAGCCGGGCAACCTCGCCATGAGGCCAGAAATCGCACAGGAGCGGGGTCCGGGTAATGCCGAGGGTTTCTGCCCACACCCGTTTGCAGGGCAGGGAATCAACGCTGATACCGAACGCGACGGTGTTAGTCGATTCGAAAATCTCCCGGTTTTCTTCGAGCGATGTCACCTGGGCGGCGCAGTAATCCGTCCACGCGAGGGGGTGAAATGAAAGGAGC from Methanoculleus sp. SDB encodes:
- a CDS encoding thioredoxin peroxidase, producing the protein MRPGDTAKNFSLKDQRDKTVDLYEHAGKRVLLSFHPLAWTDYCAAQVTSLEENREIFESTNTVAFGISVDSLPCKRVWAETLGITRTPLLCDFWPHGEVARLYGIFREANGFSERANILIGEDGKVARVKIYPVHSVPDIGEVIGWLQGM